A genomic window from Spiroplasma helicoides includes:
- a CDS encoding rhodanese-like domain-containing protein, translating into MVDITAEQFKEIEDDPNIIIIDVRTSNEYATLLRVPNSINCEISTFLIKYREIVGDDKDRLIVTVCNAGNRSGEAARFLRDQGYNAKVLLGGAYGYNRKFK; encoded by the coding sequence ATGGTAGATATAACTGCAGAGCAATTTAAAGAAATTGAAGATGATCCAAATATAATAATAATTGATGTTAGAACTTCAAATGAGTATGCCACATTATTAAGAGTACCAAATTCAATTAACTGTGAAATAAGTACATTTTTAATTAAATATCGTGAAATTGTTGGGGATGATAAAGATAGATTAATAGTTACAGTTTGCAACGCTGGTAACAGAAGTGGTGAGGCTGCAAGATTTTTAAGAGATCAAGGTTATAATGCAAAAGTGTTACTTGGTGGAGCATATGGATATAACAGAAAATTTAAATAA
- a CDS encoding ribonuclease J — MADIKFMAIGGQDERGKNIFVVSVDDDFFVFDAGIKFPERSILGIDVVIPNFDYLKANSKKIKGIFLSNPSSNNAGAISYILRDIDVPVYCNELTTIILKYRNLKYRIKNRENNFRIINDKEIIKFGKNSIEVFRTTSSFPETFGFALHTEDGTIVYAGDYIIDGNEQSWFSTDMNHLSKISEKGVLALLSDSEYASRIGYTVPNHRIDKYISAPMKDMKHRLVLGMFEEDVFKLFEIIKQAKEQGRKMAIYGKTISKVVESKIIQESLKLKNTDLISLEEYMASENGILILTGAGDLLYSRLAKIAAGNDDVIEFSEQDIIILATPPAAGVEKRHAEILDELARTNAKLIALSDKNIWAMRASYEDIKLMTRVMKAKCFIPIKGLYKDFLCAERAAIEAGVKPENIQLINNGQVLKIQKGGKLVVASETIKTNDVYVDGIGVGDIGAVVLNERKQLATDGVVIIGANIDEKTKELVSLIDIQMRGVIYIQEDNPIFKLMQKQIIDILEKHKNEYKQKPTSYDLNNIKKDIISKIRGTIKQDTGKQPIVLVIINEININSFYEPKKR; from the coding sequence ATGGCAGATATTAAATTTATGGCTATTGGTGGCCAAGATGAAAGAGGCAAAAACATCTTTGTTGTTAGTGTCGATGATGATTTTTTTGTTTTTGATGCTGGAATTAAATTTCCAGAAAGAAGTATTTTAGGTATTGATGTTGTTATACCAAATTTTGATTACTTAAAAGCAAATTCTAAAAAAATAAAAGGAATTTTTCTATCAAATCCAAGTAGCAATAATGCTGGAGCAATAAGTTATATATTAAGAGATATTGATGTTCCTGTTTATTGTAATGAATTAACAACAATTATTTTAAAATATAGAAACTTAAAGTATAGAATAAAAAATAGAGAAAATAATTTTAGAATAATCAATGACAAAGAAATTATAAAATTTGGTAAAAATAGTATTGAAGTATTTAGAACAACATCAAGCTTTCCTGAAACTTTTGGATTCGCTTTACATACAGAGGATGGGACAATTGTTTATGCAGGAGACTATATAATTGATGGAAATGAGCAATCATGATTTTCAACAGATATGAATCACTTATCAAAAATTTCTGAAAAAGGTGTTTTAGCTCTGTTGAGTGATTCAGAATATGCATCTAGAATCGGTTATACTGTTCCAAATCATAGAATTGATAAATACATATCAGCACCGATGAAAGACATGAAGCACAGGCTAGTTCTAGGTATGTTTGAAGAAGATGTATTCAAACTTTTTGAAATAATAAAACAAGCTAAAGAACAAGGTAGAAAAATGGCTATATATGGTAAAACAATTTCAAAAGTTGTTGAATCAAAAATTATTCAAGAGTCATTAAAATTAAAAAATACTGACCTTATTTCATTAGAAGAGTATATGGCTTCCGAAAATGGAATTTTAATATTGACAGGTGCGGGAGATTTACTTTATTCAAGACTTGCTAAAATTGCCGCAGGAAATGACGATGTAATTGAGTTTTCAGAGCAAGACATAATCATTTTAGCAACACCTCCTGCTGCTGGGGTTGAAAAAAGACATGCTGAAATATTAGATGAATTAGCAAGAACAAATGCCAAATTAATTGCTTTAAGCGATAAAAATATTTGAGCAATGAGAGCAAGCTATGAAGATATTAAGTTAATGACAAGAGTTATGAAGGCAAAATGTTTTATTCCCATAAAAGGTTTATACAAAGATTTTCTGTGTGCAGAAAGAGCTGCCATTGAAGCTGGTGTTAAACCTGAAAATATTCAACTTATTAACAATGGTCAAGTTCTAAAGATCCAAAAAGGTGGAAAATTAGTAGTTGCATCAGAAACAATCAAAACAAATGATGTGTATGTTGATGGAATTGGTGTGGGCGATATTGGGGCTGTTGTTTTAAATGAAAGAAAACAGTTGGCAACTGATGGAGTTGTAATAATTGGAGCAAATATTGATGAAAAAACAAAAGAATTAGTTTCATTAATAGATATACAAATGAGAGGGGTTATTTATATTCAAGAAGATAACCCAATATTCAAATTAATGCAAAAGCAAATTATTGATATTTTAGAGAAGCACAAAAATGAATACAAGCAAAAACCAACAAGTTATGATTTAAATAATATTAAAAAAGATATTATTTCAAAAATAAGAGGAACTATAAAACAAGATACTGGTAAACAACCAATTGTTTTAGTTATTATTAATGAAATAAATATCAATAGCTTTTACGAACCAAAAAAACGCTAG